In Pseudomonas sp. ADAK18, a single window of DNA contains:
- a CDS encoding alpha/beta fold hydrolase has protein sequence MPVAVIDGQPLHYLDQGSGPVVLLGQSYLWDRRMWAPQIEALSQQYRVIVPELWGHGESGQLPQKTASMDDLARQTLALLDHLDITQINLVGLSVGGMWGARLALQAPERVNSLVLMDTYLGAEPEATRQYYFSLFKMIEDAGAIPEPLLDVVAPIFFRPGIDRESALYQDFRNALKAFPKERLLHSIVPLGRLIFSRDNVLEHLPRLDADTTLVMCGEQDKPRPPAESEEMADLIGCALTLIPDAGHISSRENPDFVNEALLTFLANHA, from the coding sequence ATGCCTGTCGCCGTGATTGATGGACAACCCTTGCACTACCTGGATCAAGGCAGCGGCCCCGTCGTCCTGCTAGGCCAAAGTTATCTCTGGGACCGCCGTATGTGGGCGCCGCAGATCGAAGCCCTTTCCCAACAGTACCGAGTGATCGTCCCCGAGTTGTGGGGCCATGGCGAGTCCGGCCAGCTGCCGCAGAAAACAGCATCCATGGATGACCTGGCACGCCAGACCTTGGCCCTGCTGGATCACTTGGACATTACCCAAATCAACCTGGTGGGTCTTTCGGTCGGTGGCATGTGGGGCGCGCGCCTGGCATTGCAGGCGCCGGAGCGAGTCAACAGCCTGGTACTGATGGACACTTACCTGGGCGCCGAGCCCGAGGCCACTCGCCAGTATTACTTCTCGCTGTTCAAGATGATCGAGGATGCCGGTGCCATCCCGGAGCCCTTGCTGGATGTGGTCGCACCGATCTTCTTCCGTCCAGGCATTGACCGCGAATCGGCCTTGTACCAAGACTTTCGCAATGCGCTGAAGGCCTTCCCCAAGGAGCGCCTGCTGCACAGCATCGTGCCGTTGGGCCGGCTCATCTTCAGCCGCGACAATGTCCTGGAACACTTGCCACGCCTGGACGCCGACACCACGCTGGTGATGTGCGGCGAGCAGGACAAGCCACGGCCACCAGCCGAATCCGAAGAAATGGCTGATTTGATCGGTTGCGCACTAACATTGATTCCAGATGCAGGGCACATCTCCAGCCGGGAAAACCCTGATTTCGTCAATGAAGCACTGCTGACGTTCCTGGCCAACCACGCCTGA
- a CDS encoding dipeptidase produces the protein MDFSFKHLAATTLILASLSSLATPALANITPQQSATILKTFSDTSVTDFRQFLTNLAKSDLAKTDDLGAAISAFQGNKTLTAEQQNEIYRLLGIYTRVKYGDAALETLRELVAIPTFRVDGVAQHDNPEFIKIADKIKNLAQAFNLNFRNVDNRVYEISLEGAGDEVVGVHAHADVVPVTPENWVLPDGTKLDPFKVTLIGDRMYGRGTEDDKNGIVVTLYAMKVIKEEKLPLARNFKLLVDTTEETTGDAIPYYFERNPVPNYNLALDGGYPVVIAEKGYGTVMANFARRKAEGKGAEITSMTGGLATNQIPSASVATLITDKPAELAASLQKAGSEYAKRNGGDFTITTKVDGNDVKLTVTGVSAHSSEPESGVNPVARMLDFINSLDGKVALKHNHITDAARYAADNWGLDYLGGKLGVGFSDAFMGPLTTSLTYVAMDDKTFKLAVNLRVPKGKSPEALKSEIADKIAAWSKKTRIAATFDYSIAAPMYRNPEGEWVKALLAVATENLGMEHKFGTSAGATSVHNLPNGVQFGLAMPNVKYTGHTDSEFKTVEQFLLDLQVVTEMMSRIGQLPKL, from the coding sequence ATGGATTTCTCATTCAAGCACCTGGCTGCAACGACCCTGATTCTGGCCAGCCTTTCGTCGCTCGCCACGCCCGCGCTCGCCAATATTACCCCGCAACAGAGTGCGACCATCCTCAAGACCTTCAGCGATACGTCGGTCACGGATTTCAGGCAGTTCCTGACAAACCTGGCCAAGAGCGACCTGGCCAAAACCGATGATCTCGGCGCGGCAATCAGTGCGTTTCAAGGCAACAAGACCCTTACCGCCGAACAGCAGAACGAGATCTATCGTCTTCTAGGCATTTATACACGGGTGAAATACGGCGATGCGGCCCTTGAGACCCTGCGTGAGCTGGTGGCCATTCCGACCTTCCGCGTGGACGGCGTTGCCCAGCACGACAACCCTGAGTTCATCAAGATCGCCGATAAGATCAAGAACCTTGCCCAGGCCTTCAACCTGAACTTTCGCAACGTCGACAACCGCGTCTATGAAATCTCTCTCGAAGGCGCTGGCGATGAAGTGGTGGGCGTTCATGCTCACGCCGACGTAGTGCCTGTGACGCCGGAAAACTGGGTCCTGCCGGACGGCACCAAACTTGATCCGTTCAAGGTCACCCTGATCGGCGACCGTATGTATGGCCGGGGCACCGAGGATGACAAGAACGGTATCGTGGTAACGCTCTACGCCATGAAGGTCATCAAGGAAGAGAAGCTGCCTCTGGCGCGCAACTTCAAGCTGCTGGTCGACACCACCGAAGAAACCACTGGCGACGCCATCCCTTACTATTTTGAACGCAACCCGGTTCCCAACTACAACCTGGCACTGGACGGTGGCTACCCTGTAGTGATTGCCGAAAAAGGCTATGGCACGGTCATGGCGAACTTTGCCCGGCGCAAAGCTGAGGGCAAAGGCGCCGAGATCACCTCGATGACCGGCGGCCTGGCCACCAACCAGATTCCGTCGGCCTCGGTTGCCACCCTGATCACTGACAAACCCGCTGAACTGGCCGCCAGCCTGCAAAAGGCCGGCAGTGAGTACGCCAAGCGTAATGGCGGCGACTTCACGATCACCACCAAGGTCGACGGTAACGACGTCAAGCTGACTGTCACTGGTGTTTCCGCCCACTCTTCGGAGCCCGAATCCGGTGTGAACCCGGTCGCCCGGATGCTGGACTTTATCAACAGCCTGGACGGAAAAGTCGCACTCAAGCACAACCACATTACTGACGCTGCCCGTTATGCAGCCGACAACTGGGGCCTGGATTATCTGGGGGGCAAATTGGGGGTCGGTTTTTCCGATGCCTTTATGGGCCCGCTGACCACGTCCCTGACCTATGTCGCCATGGATGACAAAACCTTCAAGCTCGCGGTCAACTTGCGGGTGCCAAAGGGCAAGTCGCCAGAAGCGCTCAAATCCGAAATTGCCGACAAGATCGCTGCCTGGAGCAAAAAGACTCGCATTGCAGCGACCTTCGACTACTCGATCGCGGCACCGATGTACCGCAACCCAGAGGGTGAGTGGGTCAAGGCGCTGCTGGCCGTGGCCACTGAAAACCTGGGTATGGAACACAAGTTCGGCACCTCCGCCGGCGCCACTTCGGTCCATAACCTGCCCAATGGCGTGCAGTTCGGTCTGGCGATGCCAAACGTCAAGTACACCGGCCACACCGACAGCGAGTTCAAGACAGTGGAGCAGTTCCTGCTGGACCTGCAGGTCGTGACCGAGATGATGAGCCGCATCGGGCAACTGCCGAAGCTCTGA
- a CDS encoding phospholipase D-like domain-containing protein yields the protein MSACMKFPRALLGVRIAGLVGLLISPLAQADFSIPGFELVHTVPVATTLGTADLRQPGLVWIELFDGAKSQIDIGQFYAADHPGSVMDTVIEHLEAAGKRGVRIRFLLEEKGLKLSDPATLERLKAIPNLTFRVLPYAQVSGGIIHAKYMLVDGKQAFIGSQNFDWRSLEHIHETGLRISDERVVAQVQAIFEQDWQAQAALAENKPVPLPAAGKEPARTGNYLVASPQRYNPPGVGDSQLELPRLLAEAKNEVRVQLLDYAPLSYGPDRTRPYYAVIDNAVRAAAARGVSVKLMVSNWNTDKLELPYLKSLAVLPNIQVKIVTLPQAPEGFIPYARVIHSKTMEIDGQVAWVGTSNWLGGYLDNSRNLEVVMRDAAMAKRIGELHEQLWDGPYAKPLEVMSEYPAPHPGKP from the coding sequence ATGTCCGCATGCATGAAGTTCCCACGGGCGCTACTCGGCGTTCGTATTGCAGGCCTGGTTGGCTTGCTGATCAGTCCGCTGGCTCAGGCGGATTTTTCCATTCCGGGGTTTGAATTAGTACACACCGTGCCGGTGGCCACCACGCTGGGGACTGCGGATTTGCGTCAACCAGGGCTCGTATGGATCGAGCTGTTCGATGGGGCGAAAAGCCAGATCGATATTGGTCAGTTCTATGCGGCGGATCATCCCGGATCGGTGATGGACACCGTGATCGAACACCTTGAGGCCGCCGGTAAACGTGGGGTGAGGATTCGCTTCCTGCTAGAGGAAAAGGGCCTGAAGCTGTCGGATCCCGCCACTCTCGAACGGCTGAAAGCCATTCCCAACCTGACGTTCCGGGTACTGCCCTACGCGCAAGTGAGCGGTGGGATTATCCATGCCAAATACATGCTGGTAGATGGCAAGCAGGCGTTTATCGGCAGCCAGAATTTCGACTGGCGCTCACTGGAACACATCCACGAAACCGGGCTTCGCATCAGCGATGAACGCGTGGTTGCCCAGGTGCAGGCAATCTTTGAACAGGATTGGCAGGCCCAGGCAGCCCTGGCGGAAAACAAGCCCGTACCCCTGCCCGCTGCTGGCAAGGAACCGGCACGCACCGGCAACTACCTGGTCGCCAGCCCGCAACGCTACAACCCGCCTGGGGTGGGCGACTCGCAATTGGAGTTGCCGCGCCTGCTGGCCGAAGCGAAGAACGAAGTACGGGTGCAGTTGCTGGACTATGCACCACTGTCCTACGGGCCTGATAGAACCCGGCCGTATTACGCGGTGATCGACAATGCCGTGCGAGCTGCGGCGGCGCGCGGGGTTTCGGTCAAGTTGATGGTGTCCAACTGGAACACCGATAAGCTGGAGTTGCCCTACCTGAAAAGCCTGGCGGTACTGCCCAATATCCAGGTCAAGATCGTCACCCTGCCTCAGGCGCCCGAGGGGTTTATCCCCTATGCCCGAGTGATCCACAGCAAAACCATGGAAATTGATGGGCAGGTGGCCTGGGTGGGTACCAGCAACTGGCTCGGCGGCTACCTGGATAATTCGCGCAATCTGGAAGTGGTGATGCGTGATGCTGCGATGGCCAAACGCATTGGTGAGCTGCATGAGCAATTGTGGGATGGCCCGTATGCGAAACCGCTGGAGGTCATGAGTGAATACCCGGCCCCACATCCAGGCAAGCCTTGA
- a CDS encoding MotA/TolQ/ExbB proton channel family protein produces MDMNLLHDITFYVMYAAMAIAIFIAIERGIYFAYVRRQARSLMDALGAAVHSERDLPESAIHRDSLPLSMVRPVLAQKASHGSRKDLDDVIETQYLSTRAPLARSLWIIETITTAAPLLGLLGTILGIIDTFKALASAGVSDPGQISGGIGTALFATGLGIAIALFCVVFHNFFQDSLERINDQLKMLLIRAATGARVQGEVPHLVPNPMHSRTA; encoded by the coding sequence ATGGACATGAACCTGCTTCACGACATCACCTTCTATGTGATGTATGCCGCAATGGCCATCGCGATCTTCATTGCCATCGAACGCGGCATCTACTTCGCCTATGTACGGCGCCAGGCCCGATCGTTGATGGACGCCCTGGGCGCCGCCGTTCACAGCGAGCGTGATCTACCGGAAAGCGCGATCCATCGCGATAGCCTGCCCTTGAGCATGGTGCGGCCGGTGCTGGCGCAAAAGGCGTCCCATGGTTCGCGCAAGGACCTGGATGACGTGATCGAAACCCAATACCTGTCGACCCGAGCCCCGCTGGCCCGCAGCCTCTGGATCATTGAAACCATCACCACCGCCGCGCCGCTTCTAGGCTTGCTGGGGACCATCCTAGGGATCATCGACACCTTCAAGGCCCTGGCCAGTGCTGGCGTGTCCGACCCTGGCCAGATTTCCGGTGGTATCGGGACGGCGTTGTTCGCCACCGGGCTGGGTATCGCCATCGCCCTGTTCTGTGTGGTGTTCCACAACTTTTTCCAGGACAGCCTGGAGCGCATCAATGATCAACTTAAAATGCTGCTGATCCGCGCCGCCACCGGTGCCCGCGTGCAAGGCGAAGTGCCGCACCTGGTGCCAAACCCGATGCACAGTCGTACCGCCTGA
- a CDS encoding energy transducer TonB yields MYALFRARQLLGGVPAIIALVLIALGIQSQTLKVQPVYDESAVEIALVEPEPEVVPEPMVEQEPPPPVIENEEAEPAPPPPPPKPLPKPEPKPKPLPKPMAVAAKPTPTPMPAPVAAKPVQAAVAPTPAPPAPPKVDGQALEGGYLKGLRNELDTYKQYPTGRQASLERPNGEVVVWLMVDRQGRVLDSGIQTQASSMLLNRAATNSLRRIKQVKPFPEQAFGGRNEQRFTATFNYSVQ; encoded by the coding sequence ATGTATGCCCTGTTTCGTGCGCGTCAGCTGCTGGGCGGCGTCCCGGCCATCATCGCCTTGGTGCTGATTGCACTGGGTATCCAGTCCCAAACCCTGAAAGTGCAGCCGGTGTATGACGAGTCCGCGGTTGAAATTGCCTTGGTCGAACCAGAGCCCGAAGTGGTCCCCGAACCCATGGTGGAACAAGAGCCGCCACCACCGGTGATCGAGAACGAAGAAGCCGAGCCGGCCCCTCCTCCACCGCCGCCAAAACCGCTGCCAAAACCTGAACCCAAGCCAAAGCCGCTGCCAAAACCTATGGCCGTGGCCGCCAAGCCAACCCCGACGCCCATGCCAGCTCCGGTCGCCGCCAAGCCCGTGCAGGCCGCTGTTGCCCCGACGCCCGCCCCGCCGGCGCCACCGAAAGTCGATGGCCAAGCCCTTGAAGGCGGCTACCTCAAAGGCTTGCGCAACGAGTTGGACACCTACAAGCAGTACCCCACCGGACGACAGGCTTCCCTCGAACGCCCCAATGGCGAGGTGGTGGTCTGGTTGATGGTGGACCGCCAAGGCCGCGTCCTCGACTCCGGGATCCAGACCCAGGCGTCGAGCATGCTGCTCAATCGGGCCGCCACTAACAGCCTGCGGCGTATCAAGCAGGTCAAGCCGTTCCCCGAACAAGCCTTCGGTGGACGCAACGAACAACGCTTCACCGCCACCTTCAACTACAGCGTGCAGTAA
- a CDS encoding biopolymer transporter ExbD: protein MRTWDEPKKRKAHIELIPMIDVMMFLLVFFVLVSLNVIPALGMKTQLPSASSSQQLKPQNKFILTLGLEGQLQLDGKDLTVEALVPVLKAAEKPDSKSTIIVNSDKGVEVSRLVEVMDTLRLGGFTSISIATRKS from the coding sequence ATGAGAACCTGGGACGAACCCAAAAAACGCAAGGCGCACATCGAGCTGATCCCAATGATCGACGTGATGATGTTCCTGTTGGTGTTTTTCGTACTCGTGAGCCTGAACGTGATTCCGGCACTGGGCATGAAGACCCAATTGCCCAGCGCCAGCAGTTCGCAACAGCTCAAGCCGCAGAACAAATTCATCCTCACCCTGGGCCTGGAAGGCCAACTGCAACTGGATGGCAAAGACCTGACCGTCGAGGCCTTGGTGCCCGTGCTCAAGGCCGCCGAAAAGCCTGACAGCAAGTCGACAATCATCGTCAACAGCGACAAGGGGGTGGAAGTGTCCCGCCTGGTCGAGGTCATGGACACCCTGCGCCTGGGTGGCTTTACCTCCATCTCCATCGCCACGCGTAAGTCCTGA